Proteins from a genomic interval of Sparus aurata chromosome 21, fSpaAur1.1, whole genome shotgun sequence:
- the gjc2 gene encoding gap junction gamma-2 protein yields the protein MSWSFLTRLLEEIHNHSTFVGKVWLTVLIIFRIVLTAVGGESIYSDEQTKFTCNTKQPGCDNVCYDDFAPLSHVRFWVFQIIMISTPSIMYMGYAIHKIARTSDEERRKNYRIRRKPPPHTRWRESHHLEDVLEEDEDDDAEPMIYEDTLEVQEAKPEPVSSTNKDPPKHDGRRRIMQEGLMRIYVLQLMSRAIFEIAFLAGQYLLYGFRVSPLYVCNRVPCPHRVDCFISRPTEKTIFLLIMYVVSCLCLVLNVCEMLHLGIGTFRDTLRMKRNRGRRTSYGYPFSRNIPASPPGYNLVMKTEKPGRIPNSLITHEQNVANVTQEQQCTSPDENIPSDLASLHRHLRVAQEQLDMAFQTYQTKNNPQTSRTSSPVSGGTMAEQNRVNTVQEKQGARPKSATEKAATIVKNGKTSVWI from the coding sequence ATGAGCTGGAGCTTTCTCACTCGTCTCCTGGAAGAGATCCACAACCACTCCACCTTTGTGGGGAAAGTGTGGCTCACTGTGCTCATCATCTTCCGCATTGTGCTCACAGCAGTCGGGGGCGAGTCCATCTACTCCGACGAGCAGACTAAGTTCACATGCAACACCAAGCAGCCGGGTTGTGACAACGTATGCTATGATGACTTTGCCCCTCTCTCGCACGTACGCTTCTGGGTCTTCCAGATTATCATGATCTCCACTCCCTCCATCATGTACATGGGTTACGCGATCCACAAGATCGCCCGAACTTCAGATGAGGAGCGAAGGAAGAACTACAGGATCCGGAGAAAGCCTCCTCCTCACACCAGATGGAGAGAGAGCCATCATCTGGAGGACGTCttagaggaggatgaagatgacgATGCTGAGCCGATGATCTATGAAGATACGCTGGAGGTGCAAGAGGCCAAACCTGAACCAGTGAGCAGCACGAACAAAGACCCACCAAAACACGATGGCCGCAGAAGAATAATGCAAGAAGGCCTGATGAGAATCTATGTTCTTCAGCTCATGTCTCGAGCTATTTTTGAGATCGCTTTCCTTGCAGGACAGTACCTCCTCTATGGTTTTCGAGTTAGTCCTTTGTATGTATGCAACAGGGTACCCTGTCCACACAGAGTGGACTGTTTCATCTCCAGGCCCACGGAGAAAACAATCTTCCTCCTCATCATGTACGTGGTAAGCTGTCTTTGTCTCGTGCTAAACGTGTGTGAGATGCTTCACTTAGGAATTGGCACTTTTCGGGACACTCTTCGCATGAAGAGGAACCGAGGTCGACGGACGTCCTATGGCTACCCGTTTTCTCGCAACATCCCAGCCTCCCCTCCAGGATACAACCTTgtgatgaagacagaaaaacCTGGCAGGATCCCCAACAGCCTCATCACCCACGAGCAGAACGTGGCCAACGTGACCCAGGAGCAGCAGTGCACCAGCCCAGACGAAAACATCCCTTCTGATTTGGCAAGCCTGCACCGGCACCTACGGGTCGCCCAGGAACAGCTCGATATGGCTTTTCAAACATATCAAACCAAAAACAACCCGCAAACCTCCAGAACCAGTAGTCCTGTATCTGGGGGAACCATGGCAGAGCAAAATCGAGTCAATACAGTCCAGGAGAAACAGGGAGCAAGACCCAAATCAGCCACAGAGAAGGCTGCAACCATTGTAAAAAATGGAAAGACCTCTGTCTGGATCTAG